TAGCCTAGTCCTTGCATTTGTTCCAGTAACGGAATAGCTTCATTGAATTGCTGGAGTGCCATATGCATTTTGGCCTTCAGCATAAGTGCTGCTCCGGCGTTGGCTCGACCCGATGCAATCTCACTAGGGTTGGGCAATAAGTCAATAGCCTCTTGTATGTCCGCCAGTATATTTTCGTACACTTGCGCTACCGGAGTTCGCTCCAAAAATTCATCTGATAGAATCTCGTCGGGAGAATTACCTGCTGAGGTCACGTAGGGAACATCGCCCCAGAGCTGCGCCAGATTGAAGTAAAACCAAGACCGTAGAAACAAAATTTCGCCCCGCCGAATATTCCGGGTAGCTTCATTGGCAAAGGTAACCCCATCCAGGTTTTCTAAGGCGAAGTTGGCTCGGGAGATACCGGAGTAGGCAGCGTTCCAGTAGCCTCCTATCACCGGGTTAGCTGCCGACATTAAGAACAGATCTACCTCCTCACTGTCGCTGCCACCCCGGTCTGCCGGGTTGTACTGAAATGAGGTGTTATCGGATCGATTTTCCCCAAACCGCCAATGACTATTATTAACTAGCTGTCGGTTTATATTATAAATAGCGGTTACGGCTTCGTTGAGCTGTTGCTCATTGGTGAAGAAGCCCTGAGGGGTTTGAAAGGTACGGGGTGGTTCATCCAGAAATTCTTCACACCCTGAAAATAGCATTAGTGCTACTAGATATAGTATGTACTTATTCATGGTTCTGATTTAGAAGGTTATGTTGGCACCCAGTGTGAATATTCGGGAGATAGGATAGGCACCGTAATTTACGTTTCGTACCAGGGCACTGTCACCCGAACGATTGATCTCCGGGTTGCCGTTCTCGTAGTTGGTAATCAAAAATGGGTTCTGAATACTAGTATAAATTCGGGCGTTTTTGAAGAAGTTATTTGCCACTTTACCACTCAGATTGTAACCTAGTGTAATATTTCGCACCCATAGATAATCGGCATCTTCTATAAACAGTGAATTCGGCTGACGATACCGCTGGCGACTTACCGGACTGGCCGTACCCGGAATTGTGGTACTCGCTGGATCTAAGCCAGGGCGCCAACGCACCAGTTGCCGACGGTCTACATTAAAGTTGCCGTCTTGGTTACTATTGTATTGACTAAAACCATTGATGATTTGCTGGCCAGTTGAACCCACAAAAACTACATTAAAATCAAAGTTTCGGTAGCGCAGGTTATGCGTCATTCCGTAGATAAAATCGGCATTCGGGTTACCAATAATCACAAAATCCTCGGCATCACCTAGCACTCCGTCGTCATTGCCATCTTCGTATTTCAGTGAGCCTTCTACCGCTCCTCCGTACTTAGGTACGTCGGGATTGTCAATTTCTTCTTGAGTAAACAATCCAGTTACGTTGAAGCCTCGATAGAGCGCTAGCTCCTCGCCTACGGCCGTTTCAGTGAAGGCTCGAGCGATAGTTCCGGGGCGGATAAAGCCCGACTCAGCCGCTAGCTCCAGCACCTTGCTACGGTTGCGGGTAAAGTTGAAATTAGCATTCCATACCAAATTCTGGCTATTGAGCACGTTCTTAAAGTTGAGTTCTATCTCCACACCCCGGTTTTGGATACTCCCTAAGTTGGTAATGATACTGCTAAAACCAGAGGTTCGTGGCAATGGTAGGTTAGCTAGAAAGCCCGACGTTTCTATGTTGTAGTAGTCGGCGGTAAAGTAGAGTCGATCGTCTAGCAAGCCAACGTCTATTCCAAAGTTAAGCTCCTGCGCTTCTTCCCAAGTGAGCAAGGTATTCGGTAAAGCCGTTACGGCACTACCCGCCGCGAATTCACCACCGAAGATATAATTAGGGCCTGAGTTGATCGTTCCTTGCGCCTGATAGTTTCTCACATTGGCATTACTACCGCTGACCCCGTAACCAGCTTCGATCTTCAAGTCGGAGATCAGCCCTTCTTTACTAAAGAAAGGCTCGTTAGAAATTCGCCACGCTACTGCTAGTGAGGGGAAATTACCGTACCGATTGTCGGCACCGAAGCGGGAAGAACCATCCCGACGAATTGTTCCGGTTAGGTAGTAGCGACTCATGTACGAGTAGTCGAGCCGACCAATCAGCGATACTAAGGTATTCGCCCCATATTCGCCCCGACCCGTAAAATTATTAATATTTTCAGGATTGACATTACCCGAATTAGGAATGCGAATAGACTCATCTATAATATCCACCGCACTGATAATGGTGTTTTCCCCTTCCCGTTTTTCCATAGTAAAACCTGCCAAAGCATTGATCTGGTGGCGGTCGTTAATTGTAGTGGCGTAGTTCAGCGTATTTTCCCATACCAGATTCAGATTGGTAAACTCACTGATCCCTGCCCGAGCCTGTCGGGTTCCCTGTAGGTTGGGGGTAATGTTACCTGCTCCGGGGAAATCAGAGGGTTCAAAAGTAGTGTTCCGGCGGTCAATATATTGAACTGATCCAAAGGTGCGAGCCGTAAGGCCTTCGATAATATCTACCTCCAGATACAAGCTAGTTAGCAACTGATTAGTTCTTCGGCGGTCTTCGCGGGCAATAAGCAGATACAAAGGATTTACATTGTAAGAGGTTGTGATATTTCCTCTTCCTACATTAGTAAGTGTTCCGTCTTCATTACGAACGGGGGCTGAAGGGTCGGTCCAACGTGATAAAGGCACGGCTGAAAATATGCTAAAATCATTCCTTCCGGCATCGGTTCGAGCACCAGTAGCCACAGTATGAGTAGGAGCTAAATTCACCCCAAACCGTATTCTATCAGTTACATCTACATCCATATTGGCCCGAATACCATACCGCTTGAAATTGGTATTAATGAGGGTTCCGTCTTGATCCATAAAATTGGCCGAAACATTATAACGAGCACTTTCCGCCCCTCCACTTACATTGACGTTATAGTTCATCATCAACGCATTCCGTGTAATTTCATCAAACCAATAGGTTCCTTCTCCTTGATCACCTACTGCCGTCAAACGATCTAGTTCTGCTTGCTCACGGGGGCCTAGCTGCCCAACGGCAAAGCGGCGGTCTTCAAAAAACTGGATGCGGTACTGACGTAGCTCCTCGGCATTGAGCAAACTAGGCCGCTCGAAGTCGGGTATAGTTTGTTGACCCGCCGAAACCCCAAACGTAATACTAGGCTTACCTACTTTGCCTCGCTTAGTAGTAATTATAATTACTCCGTTGGCGGCTCGGGAACCATAAATTGCTTTGGAAGAGGCATCTTTTAGCACACTAATAGACTCGATGGAAGATGGATCGATCGCATTGAGAATAAAATTATCTCGCTGGCTATTCACGTTAGTTAGTGGAATACCGTCCACTACATACAGCGGGGCATTATTACCTCCGGTAGAAGCAATCCCTCGTACTAAGATTTCCGGTCCACCACCCGGTGCCCCATTCTGCCGCAGTTGCACTCCGGATACTTGCCCCGATAAAGCTTGCTCAACCGAGTTAATTGGCAGTTCAGCTATGGCTTCACCCCGAAGGGTGGAAACGGCTCCGGTTAAGTCGGCTCGATCCCGTGTGCCGTAGCCTACTACCACTACCTCCGACAGAGACATAATATCCGGTGAAAGAACCATATCAATAGTGCTACGTCCGTTGATTTCTACTTCCTCAGTTAGATAGCCGACGGAAGAGAATACTAAGGTGGTAATATCGTCGCCAACGGTCAGGCGATAGTTACCGTCAATATCCGAAACAGTTCCTTCGGCAGTTCCTTTGGCCACGATATTGACTCCGGGTAAAGCTTCACCGTTTTCAAGATCGGTAATGGTTCCGCTAATGGTTTGCTCTAGTATATCTACTTGTATTCGTCGGTTACGATCCTTCCTCGAGGTATACTTTTGAACACTAATGTTATTATTAACTTGCTTGAATTTGAGCTTGGCTTGACGAGAAACCTCGGTTAGTATCTGGGCTACCGACTGATTCTCCATCTGAAGGGAAATCCGTAAGCGTTGGTCAATATCTTTGTTATCGTAAATAAATTTGAAATCGGTCTTGGTT
This region of Tunicatimonas pelagia genomic DNA includes:
- a CDS encoding SusC/RagA family TonB-linked outer membrane protein yields the protein MKNRLLILLKMGSYFVACGIMIQMLLYNLVVADNAAAQNVKNVHKVTLSVDFDNASTREVLRTIETKTDFKFIYDNKDIDQRLRISLQMENQSVAQILTEVSRQAKLKFKQVNNNISVQKYTSRKDRNRRIQVDILEQTISGTITDLENGEALPGVNIVAKGTAEGTVSDIDGNYRLTVGDDITTLVFSSVGYLTEEVEINGRSTIDMVLSPDIMSLSEVVVVGYGTRDRADLTGAVSTLRGEAIAELPINSVEQALSGQVSGVQLRQNGAPGGGPEILVRGIASTGGNNAPLYVVDGIPLTNVNSQRDNFILNAIDPSSIESISVLKDASSKAIYGSRAANGVIIITTKRGKVGKPSITFGVSAGQQTIPDFERPSLLNAEELRQYRIQFFEDRRFAVGQLGPREQAELDRLTAVGDQGEGTYWFDEITRNALMMNYNVNVSGGAESARYNVSANFMDQDGTLINTNFKRYGIRANMDVDVTDRIRFGVNLAPTHTVATGARTDAGRNDFSIFSAVPLSRWTDPSAPVRNEDGTLTNVGRGNITTSYNVNPLYLLIAREDRRRTNQLLTSLYLEVDIIEGLTARTFGSVQYIDRRNTTFEPSDFPGAGNITPNLQGTRQARAGISEFTNLNLVWENTLNYATTINDRHQINALAGFTMEKREGENTIISAVDIIDESIRIPNSGNVNPENINNFTGRGEYGANTLVSLIGRLDYSYMSRYYLTGTIRRDGSSRFGADNRYGNFPSLAVAWRISNEPFFSKEGLISDLKIEAGYGVSGSNANVRNYQAQGTINSGPNYIFGGEFAAGSAVTALPNTLLTWEEAQELNFGIDVGLLDDRLYFTADYYNIETSGFLANLPLPRTSGFSSIITNLGSIQNRGVEIELNFKNVLNSQNLVWNANFNFTRNRSKVLELAAESGFIRPGTIARAFTETAVGEELALYRGFNVTGLFTQEEIDNPDVPKYGGAVEGSLKYEDGNDDGVLGDAEDFVIIGNPNADFIYGMTHNLRYRNFDFNVVFVGSTGQQIINGFSQYNSNQDGNFNVDRRQLVRWRPGLDPASTTIPGTASPVSRQRYRQPNSLFIEDADYLWVRNITLGYNLSGKVANNFFKNARIYTSIQNPFLITNYENGNPEINRSGDSALVRNVNYGAYPISRIFTLGANITF